A DNA window from Fodinibius sp. Rm-B-1B1-1 contains the following coding sequences:
- a CDS encoding TIGR02594 family protein codes for MDKLIKVATGELGVTEISGSTDNERILQYAEEIGHTWIEDDETPWCSIFMNWVAMKAEFERSGSGSARSWLNVGFAVENPEPGDVVVYWRESPESHKGHVGLFLGYSNDQSRIYTLGGNQDDSVSITAKSAEKLLGFRRLEPENEISLPDQVLERGDSGQAVVQLQDALKQACFDVGTSDGIFGPRTESTLEQFQSTNSDLAITGVFDEVTREYLLELINSQ; via the coding sequence ATGGATAAACTGATCAAAGTGGCCACAGGAGAGCTTGGTGTAACTGAGATAAGCGGAAGTACTGATAACGAACGAATCCTTCAGTATGCAGAAGAGATAGGCCATACCTGGATTGAAGATGATGAAACTCCTTGGTGTAGCATCTTCATGAATTGGGTAGCTATGAAGGCAGAATTTGAACGATCAGGTTCAGGGTCTGCTAGGTCTTGGTTAAATGTAGGATTTGCAGTAGAAAACCCGGAGCCTGGTGATGTTGTAGTATATTGGAGAGAAAGTCCTGAGTCGCATAAAGGCCATGTTGGATTGTTCTTGGGCTATTCAAACGATCAATCAAGGATATACACCTTAGGTGGCAACCAAGATGATTCTGTTTCAATTACGGCTAAGTCAGCTGAGAAGTTGCTTGGCTTTCGGAGACTAGAACCGGAAAATGAAATATCTCTCCCGGATCAGGTCTTGGAGCGGGGAGATTCAGGACAAGCAGTTGTTCAACTTCAAGATGCTTTAAAACAAGCCTGTTTCGATGTAGGCACTTCTGATGGCATTTTTGGTCCAAGAACTGAATCTACATTGGAGCAGTTTCAATCTACCAATTCAGATTTAGCTATTACGGGTGTATTCGACGAAGTAACTCGAGAATACCTACTGGAGCTAATCAATTCTCAATAG